The sequence ATTATAGGCGATGACCGACGATATTTCGAGTTGGTTCGTATATAtcgtacatgtattatatatatatatatatatatatatatttatagtatttaaaaatacaaatatttttagttataaaatcgtACCTATACGAATTCAATACACACGAAATGCATTCGTCTTATAGATAAGTGTCGAGTTGTCGAATATATAGTAATGTAAGTAGTAAAATAAACTAGAGCTGAATCATACCGATCATATTGTGTCGGtaacagttaatattatttatacaagatatttaaaaatacgactCTCTGGTTTCAACACAGTAGTTAAATAAAACGTACTTATCTGTACTTATAGTTAATGTACTTGTTTACTTGCATCTTCTAACGACACTAAAACATCTATATTtacgtacatatatttatatatattaggcTTTGGAGGTTTTCTACAATTTCTCCACACTTTTGTCAAACTCCAAGtctatcattattgaataaaaattacgaTGCATCACCTTCATAGGTATCGTATACGGTCGTTCcgaattgaattataatacatacacacacacgcacagacGCACATATGTATCGTGTTGCTCAACTATACACGACCTATAATATACTTCGTCAGTTACTACGTACCTGTATACAATCacaataattgcaatatttttcCCATCGCATGTTGTGAGAAATTGGTCCACGATAATTCACACAAATACACATTGATTTAGCAACACAGTACTTAATCATTTACCCAGAAAATTCTATTTAGTTTCCATGTGAGCTGTAATGATTACTCCGTTGTCGTGTATACGATGAAGGTTAAACGAAGTATGTGCCGGctttatacattgtattattcgACTGTGGTGAATAAATGTGGTAAGGTTAAGTCaggtaaaaataacttttttatcatctagaacttattattaaataaatattatgaattgtgtAGCTTAAATCTGTGTAGTGATTAGAAATAGTTGGCAAAagtacgtttttttttcattatttctgtCTTGAAACTATACTCTTATTTtttgagatttatttttaatggcaaGAGTTGTGGGTAAACTGTTTTTTAACATACACTTATACAAAATTTTTGATATATcaagatataaatttataatttgtatccaTTTTTCACCTAAGAATTATGTTTACCTACTTACATAGGTAGTTACATCTTTaattaaacagataaataaATAGTGCTTATAggattaattattaggtatataagataatatatatagtaagaaATGTccaatgttaatataatttttattgatgagtacaatttttttttattatataacaaattgtcTTGTGACCTATACAATCTTATTAGACAGGAAAATactatactttatgtataatacatatatatattctttGGGTTACACGTTCTTAGGTATGAATAGGTATGGTACCTTATTTTCATTGGagttgtttatattgtttatattatctaaGATATTACAACTCTAGTTGCTTTACTTAGatgaaataaaaacttacattaagggaaacttattataaacataatgacaataaatgaagcaactgtaaataatattaatttatcctatagtatcataaatcataataatcgtGCTACACTATTACCCTGCAGTATTATAccaaacaaaattgtataatgtttgcAAGAAGTAACTAAAGGTAAAAGGTAAGTATAGTGTAACTAAGTAAGGAATCGATTTGGTCCATAAATAGATAACACGAAAGTGAAAATTTGACTTCGTTTAtaaggtattataggtattaatggtATCATTCAAATGGGAAAATGAATACCTGCAATATATATTGGATATAGTGACgtttattatactgtaaatcAGTcaggtattaattttaattagatgcaagaatattatttttttcaaaaatatttatcttgttATTCAATCATATAAATTGaccaatataatcaatatataaatttataattttcaattattattttaatgtgcatagatatagtttatgtataatttaagaatgtataacaatataattttgatgaaattagatTGGACaaatacatgttttttatttCTCTAGGTAAAACTAAAAGGTAAATGCGATAAATTGGTATACGGTATACTGATCGTATATTGTAAAGAGCATAATTGGTACACTGATCCTATAATACAAATCTTGTGTTAAGTGTAAGAGTGCAATTGGTCCATAATACCCATCCAATATGTCCGATGGACGCGTGCGTAACGcggcaatacattttaatgcttAAATAATTCGTATTAGTCGTTGTTATATCGGCGGTCGTTATTAGTCGGGAGTCACGATGACGATGATGTATCATGCAGTTCATAGGCCGGTCATACGAGATGGTATTTAcgcgattataatatatcgaatatCCATCAATAAAAGGTACACTATGGTATGCGCGCAGGTGGTGCCAATGGTGATcgatggaattttttttaagaataaacaaacaTCAATTaacaatcaatatatatatattattataggtatatagtatatacattacgTATATGggtgataataacaataagttgCAGGGCTTGGTATCGTGAAATCTGCCAATTACCAAGTCAGCCCACTAACCAGCTTAATCCATAAGGGGAAGTTAAATTACATATgcctatgtattattttaacgtaGAAGTTATACAcgactaaaacaaaatatgtacatgtttATCGTCTATCATCGTCGTGTTTTGTGCACGTGTGTGCTGTTCGGGCTGTTTTATTGGATGAAACACGTTTTATGTCTTACTAGTAACTTACGCGTCGACTTCAAAAAATTAGATAGTTTTAATCAcagttttccaaaatatttcgtatttttgcTATAACGctaatacgttattatataatatagtcaagaTGTCTGATGTACATGATGTCTAAATATCTCTAcgggcataatatatatataatgatatgggGCTTTAAATGAATTCAATGTGCACTTTGTCTTTATGGCATTATGATAATGCACGCGGTTTGGGATGTGTATGTACAATAGATTTTTACTATGTCGTACGTCGCTatcttgaattatttattatctcgaACTACATTGAAATCCCTTTAAAGCTATCGTTACACTTAATAGCGTTTTTCTCCCCAtaactcgaaataaaattaatcgttttttgTTATCtcaaatacacaaataatatttgtatattacggTAAGAACAGAAAATTAAGCAGTACATTTAGTATAGTGATTGTGATTTCACGCGTTAGTAGTCAATATTTGCAGTCATTCGTACAATATAGTGAAATGGAAAATAAGTGTAAATTAAATGTcctaacaattaatttttacattcttacaaagacaaaagaaatattaaacaaacttctaaacagatttaaaaaacaaaattatttattcattattgtagtttatttatataatatatatgtattattagtacTATAAGTATTCAAAtgatttaccaatttttttaagaatcttAGTGAAACTCGATACCACGAAATTTTCGGTATCTCGAACTTCTTCCCGTTCCCCTCGAGATTCGACATAACGAGAATCTACTGTAGTGTATATGCGATACCTATATACGCCCTAACCCATATGGTCATTCTTCGTCCGTTAAGCCCCACGACCCAAATCCCTGAAGACGTaactaaaatatacctattagtgATTTCTCGCTTCAGTTAGTATAACCCAACTGCGATGCCGCCAAAAGTCGACAGAACGCGGTTCGCgacaacctaacctaacctaaccaaacCTCTCGCCGGGacagtgaaaaataaaataatgttagaatattattatgtgcacacATAACGATCGTCGACGAACAATACAATACGacgtataaacgtataaaatgtTTGCGCGCATGATGCAGCTGCAACGATGCTGTAGGACCGCGTATACTCGAAGGCGTgtgcatataatataggcatataTTTTTCCACAGAAACGTGTGCGGCTTGCTGCAGTGTATACCTGTACGTGCAGTACTCTAGTGATgtatataatgacaataatagcGCGGGCATGATATCGTGTACTGCAGTGTACGTCGGAGGGCGATGATGCAATGTATGGGTGAGCGAGAACGAACCGTGAAGTAACAATGGCGGGGCCACGCGCTGGAAGAGACCGAAGCGCCGCGGCAGAGGTCAACCGGGATCGCGCGGTGAACGGCCCCGCGCGCGTGTTGGGAAATGTCCCTTGGACTGAGGCTAAGTTAGTATCGTATCGCACACACAGCGCCAGTATGTGTGCGTGGTACATCGCCCCCTCCGTTTGCCGTTTGCCGTTTTCGAGGCCTCGACGTGTCCGTATAAAATGGATATCGCTCGACCGATTTGGACCACACAAGACCCACCGACCAGTGCGAGGTATACCTGAAGCACACGACGACATTGCAATAACCGTATCCCCGAAACCATAAGTCGGTTTCGTGTACTATAAACGTATAAAGACGCACGCAGCGAAAACTACGCGAACATGCAGCAGTTCTGGGTAAGTACggaatatcataaatatagaCTCGGGAACGTACGATAGATTATCAAAtcacaaaaatccaaaaaaattaaacatgtacTTAAACAAACATATTGACAGAAtcaatgaaattttattttgaacaactcacatcatattatacaaaatctttttataataaaattatttgtattactgatttcgcttttttttttatatatatataaatatataatttctataaaaatgtgtaaatgtcaatatagatatattatataataaatgcgaaGCTTTTCATCGAAAAAAGCACACGATATATGAAGAATATTTGGTAATATTGATGTGATGTagggattttaattttataatgaattattttctaCAGAAAAAAagcactaaaatatataaaactcgtAAATATCGTGATGTAGTTAATAATCAAAACacaattttagatttagattCATTGATCCCAAATAGgactacttattattaaattctgttATTTATTCAacagtcaaaaaataaaaaaacatcttaATTTTAAAGCTTATAAAAATCCCCTAAATTATAATCGAAAAGTGTAAATCTGCAtcatcagtatattattataaaaatgtcctCAATGTCTTACACaccaaacatatattattttataatatataatagtttctaCAATCGttcaatataacatttaaaaatatcaaccaTTCACTACCTTTGCTTACTATGTTTTTGTTGaatgttgatataataaatatccttTTACGCAATGTGGTATAGATTAGTCGAGTACTCGAGTGTCAGTATTTTGTACTATAGCACAGTAGTACAATGATGTTGGGACTACATTAAATTGTGTGTAGTACGAcacacattgtataatataatatactaatagtgtttgaaattaaaaagtgtGTAAtggactaatttttttttcatagttttttttgttcattttatttttgattgatataaacatattaatttattttttaaaaatatttttctgcataatatattaatatggcaACACGCAAATTTCCCACAATACTTGgaaaaattttcatatttttgctTTTGACTTGATGAACCTAATTATGACCAACCTCATAATATGGGCAAAACCATAGTGACTTTTATCGTAAGATTTTATTACGATAACGACCACATGTAGTCaatttatcgtattttatctACTCCTTACAATttctattataagtatacataatacacattacacacctTATATTTACCTAATTGGTATAATATTGAAGGCgagaagataataattaatcatttgtataaaaatatattttcatcgtaaatttataattaaatgcagtaatttttttaatttttgaaattaacattatacttaataccattatatatttattattactaaaacgtatttaatcattcttgaacaataatatttattttgtaattatttatatttaatattcgagtATTAAAGACGCTAAGGTTTTCCCCAAATAACGTTGGTCACAACTAGATGTTTTCGGGCAAAAGCAAAAATATGTCATTTTACCAAATATTGCGGACATGCAGTTCGCATTCTTACATATATaagacatatgtatatataacgtaTCTACAATATATACTAACTATTAACtgtgtatttatacataaattaataatttactacatattattcatacagAAAACTTTGGCTTACTcatgtttatttgtatattgtatatttgtatggttGAAATACATTTGGGGGGGAGGGGTACGGTAAtgcaaaatttaatataaattgtgtaggtagtacgaaaaaatatacattttagtctCAGCAACTATGTacgatattaatacattatttattttgtaaaaattcgtGAACAATGTTTTGATGGATTGTTATTGTGTTGATTACTGACACAGATCTCGATGTTGTTGGTGAGTGTCGGCGCGTCCTTAGTCTGCGCGGATGCCGTGAAGGCCGCCTCCGCCGCCGCTGAGAAGCCGACGGAAAAGAAGCAGGGCAAGCGAGGCCTCTGGGGCTTGGGCTATGGATACGGTGGACACAGCGAGTGGGACGGTCTGTCCAACTACGGTCTGTTGGGCACGGACCACAGCTACGGACACATCAGCTCCGTGCACGTCACCAAAGAGGTGCCAGTCATCGTTGACCGACCGATCGTCGTGCCGGTCGAGAAACACGTGCCGTACCCGGTGGCCGTCGAGAAACCAGTGCCGTATCCCGTGCACATCGAGAAGCACGTCCCGGTGCCCGTAGATCGCCCAGTGCCATACCCGGTCAAGGTACCGGTCAAGATCCCGGTCGCCCATCCCGTGCCCTACCCCGTGTACGTGCAACAGCACTTGCCCGTCTACGTCAAGGAACACCACGGGCACGGTTACGGAACCTACGACTTCGGTCACGACCACGGTTACGGTTTCAGCAGCAGTTACGCGATCCACCACTGATGGTGTTTCTATATACGTTGcacagtttattattatcattaagtattataatttatacgataaGCTCGCCCGTCCACGACGCACCGCAGTCGTGTCGCGCATCAATAACCGtttgtaattaattactttttatacctattttaatgcgtaggtatagattatatattttatatatatataaattataataaattataagtttataatattgtaatattgtgttattttgtgTAAACCTCGCGCGCGGCTTCGgaaatgttgaattttatttgtaaaaaaaccaTTGATCCCCGGAGTTGTCAGATCGTGCACACGATgaggataaaattatatatacctactttgcgaggtttgaaatttttgaatcatatatttttaggtaccaatttgaacatttaaataatcaaatcatAGATTTTACCAAACACCGTTTGTAGAACTAGGACTTAGGAGCCGCGTTCTGATTAAACACGATTACTCTAGTAGGTATAAGTATCTACGCATAAATTGGATTCAAAATGTACAATCGTTTAGTTTAATGTCTGTGATACTTTACAGGAGCCGTTAAACATACAAGAACCATAAATTATAacctacaaaaaattattaatttattagaatatctcatgtgatttgaatttaaattaaaaaaaatcttggcAAAGTTTTAGccaaaagtattaattttataactttgtcaaaataaaatcagtattattaattattatattttacatacatttgaaCTAGGCAATACAAAATTCTTGACATTCAATATTATCAGTACATTTTTCTTCGTGTAATCGTGTTACTATATATGCATCAGGCCCTTACTAAATACATGAACATCAAATATTCTCTACGTTATACAACAGTACCTATACTAGTCTAATTGGTAAGTACATATAGCAATTACAATGTCCACGACACATTAAAATCCTCTGACTAAAAGTTAAAGTAAATATTCACTAAATTATTCCGACGAatcaaattacataattaataattgtaaaaaatatttttacgattttaaattatattacatataacattaatatgtaaaatatacataaaaaagttCTGATTTATTTGATCTGAATAACCTaacttattatgaaatatgaattatacattACCAAAAAATTCACAAATCTGAAATAAGCACAtactaaatgaaaaattaatatttcaaatataaatccaTGAATTAttcgaaattaaatttgtttttaaaccaaccgcatatacgtatacgtatacgattgtacaaaaaaattaatgattcagTTCTGTTAAtagatgtataattaaattaggttTTCTCATAAATCAAcaaaattcttttttaatataatatagagaaaacagtgtttttttaacttcattgaaagttaacattataatgtaacactattatagtatataaatataacattgtagTATAAACATAATCTAAGAAagtaagataattttaattttacgtttaaagttaaaacaaatataatttattatgtatgtcttaaaaatatttattataataccctTAAAactagtttaatttataatctgagaatattatgataaattatgaagGTCATCATTATTTGCTATTTTAATTCGGTgaagtttttcaataaatctCGTTTATAGTTACGCTTTCACTAAACTCATATAATTCAAAACGATATTGCATCTGTagctttgtttaaaaaattgtctgaataataaaatatattaattaaaaataattgtataatgcattttttcaaATACTGATGTTTGATTTAGATATAGCCGATATAGGTATACAGCTAGCACAGAAAGGTGTATTTCAGGCGTGGATCCAAGGGGAGGGGATGATAAGGGGCGATAGCTCCCCCACGTAAATATATTCTGGATTCGCGCTTGGTGTATTGGCAAttctatgtaatttttttttttatttagacattatttgaaaatagtatatatattttaataacgtaaatgcctaataacttttttaccaacattattggaaaatgtaatttaatgataataatttgaaataatctaattcaaaaaaaaaaatttttcttgtttttattaattaatttattaattttttattaaaaatcaacatttgctaagaaataaattaaagatacgAATTCAACTTTCGAAATATAAACTATGATCATTAAAAGATtcacaattgaaaaaaaaacatgtccCAATAGTCACTTAATGCTTGTAAATAAAATGGAATAGAGTTAGAGCGGTTTTTAAAATCACTGCAGAAtgaatcgatataatattacatcatttattataatacaatgataaaaaaaacaaaatataatatcatatgtaaCATATTCTTGGGAATCCTTGAGATTACATAATGGGGAAACAACTTCGCCGACATCCGTTACGAGTAGGAGCGCATGAGACGATAACCACCGCAAACTAGTATATGTTGTAAActtgtaaaatagtaaatattaaaatgtaaattgacCAATAGATACTACCAGACTACCTACACCCAATACCTATTGGATATGCCTATTACGATACCATAACAGTGAACAGTTATAAAGAGTTATAAACACTCGTATAATGTTTACTAATTAACACATtagaatttgaaaattataataaaaatattatacaatatattatattataataacattttttttaataggtatacagaGTGTAACAAATAtacttgacaaaaaaaaaattatgctactTAAACAtgacaaaaattgttatattgtatgatgaataaatcatttaagaaatatactcatgtcagaaaattttcaaaaatcatatttttaaaaaaattattacgttccaaattaatttaatcaaaaaatattaatattttaaaaaaattctaaaaaataaactacttgacttagataaatctttttaccgtcaaaattgttcttataatcagattcacaaattggctattttccatttaaatttttttattttcagtactaaaaaataaacataaaaataattaaattataaacatgtagCGCTctcttaatgataaataaaaaaaaagtttaaaatattaattagatcaAAAGTTATTCCAAAAGTCAGTTTTATCTGTTAtactctgtatataataatataataggtaataagtaataacatatatgGACTATCGatgtttaatagattttaagttataataagtaaattatactattatagatatatttaatattacactaatACACTATTAAAAAATTGCTTGCGCGAATGAATACTGtacctatttgtataaatataaaaatgtttataaaacgtgatattattcgaatataatattatatattagaatatattttgtgttataattaataaataaattatacaagtaaaatatatttgataggtaggtacatacattCTAAAATGTTACTACTtactatatgtacctattacctataaattcataaatatacctaattgtaATTATTCTAATTTGCTCATTAATcacgttataataaataattattcaatatgcctacctacttattagttataggATTGTTGGGAACActataaaatgcaaaataattaaataattattgctatttGATAATCGATATTACTATCAGTAATTTTAATACTACATtataattgaaacaatttattgatgaaatttcacgaaaaaaataaaataatctatttatattataattttctataaataaaaataaattatcaagtgTTGAATAAAATTGcagacaaaaaaatatacataataatgtcataatatattataacatttgtaacttataatattttgatttaggtaggtataagataatattatataggtgagtAAAGACATTCtgagtttttaaaaaacatgtatatacCTAGACACCTAGTTAGAATGTAACTACttctaagttaaaaaaaaatatattgatctaTGGCTTTTTATAGCAAACTATGAATTacgaaaacatattttgttagcAACTCTATTTAACTAGGTTTTTCTAGTGAAGAGAAGACGGTATTATGGACTAGATTTATAAGTTTTACGTGTCCTACCAATGTTTAGAAAAATAGaaatgatatttaaacaaaatggcGAAATAGAATGCttgtcttattaaaatatactgagTAGGTAGGTGTCtactttatatattgtatatagtatatactacatgcaaacaagtaatatttaaagtaaaaacaaccTCACTATAGGTATAATGATAATGACATTTAAGCCTTTCCCGACGTAGCTTCTTAAAATGTTGGCTTTCCAAATAGGTACTCATACTcgattgataattaaaaaaacaatctcatcatatttttttataaatactacatttcagtatttcactaatatttaaatcaacgaTTTTAGacgaatgttatatttttataccttatagaatttatatattataataaccaatataaccattgaataaaaataatattattaatatttaatgttagttGCTGCAGAACTTGTGTTAATCTTGCTTAGATACATATTTGGAAAAAACAGCGTTTGATGTATATTATCACGTTGACACATCACACGACAACAATTTATATGAGTCTACTCtctagtttttatataatattattttatgtgtaagtCAACAGACCGGAAATATAGATtacaaaatgtatgaatttttttctgattatatatgtatactatatacttatatttttccgACCGGAATCTCTAGAACTTGATTGTTTCAGCTATAGAAGACATTAGAGGTGTGACATTAGAAATTGTCTATTATTACGATAAATCTATCATTCTATAAatctatgtaataaataataaattaataacaataatatcgatTCAAATAGTTGGACTAGGAACTAAGCTATAatgatgatgtataatatacgtatattatatatttagataattaaaaaaaaaatccttatagTTTTAGACCTTATACCGAATATTTATTTGTcagaataaagtataaatatctacttaaaattaagtttaatatttacgtttaaattgttgtaatttcatataattaataataattaatacaatataacaatttatacattacaattaattttaatttttttaaattcttacaaGTTGTAAGTTGTATGAATAAGTCTTGTGTAATAGCTTTACGTTTTTGTAACTAAGTGCAATGTTTAGAGTTCATGTTATATACGTAAAacgtttacctatatataatgagGTATTTGAGATGTTTAGTGgcactataagta is a genomic window of Rhopalosiphum padi isolate XX-2018 chromosome 4, ASM2088224v1, whole genome shotgun sequence containing:
- the LOC132929024 gene encoding uncharacterized protein LOC132929024; its protein translation is MQQFWISMLLVSVGASLVCADAVKAASAAAEKPTEKKQGKRGLWGLGYGYGGHSEWDGLSNYGLLGTDHSYGHISSVHVTKEVPVIVDRPIVVPVEKHVPYPVAVEKPVPYPVHIEKHVPVPVDRPVPYPVKVPVKIPVAHPVPYPVYVQQHLPVYVKEHHGHGYGTYDFGHDHGYGFSSSYAIHH